From one Melopsittacus undulatus isolate bMelUnd1 chromosome 16, bMelUnd1.mat.Z, whole genome shotgun sequence genomic stretch:
- the BRPF3 gene encoding bromodomain and PHD finger-containing protein 3 isoform X3, translated as MRKPRRRSRQSVEGRRSPSPYSLKCSPTRETLTYAQAQRIVEVDIDGRLHRISIYDPLKIITEDELTAQDITECNSNKENSEQPLLPSKYKKTSSKGKKKESCSKHAPGTSLHLPQPNFRVVDSFSQPEAPPLPAAYYRYIEKPPEDLDVEVEYDMDEEDLAWLEMVNEKRRDDGYGTVSADTFEWLVDRLEKESYLESRNNGAQQSLIDEDAFCCVCMDDECHNSNVILFCDICNLAVHQECYGVPYIPEGQWLCRCCLQSPSRPVDCVLCPNKGGAFKQTSDGRWAHVVCAIWIPEVCFANTVFLEPIEGINNIPPARWKLTCYICKQKGMGAAIQCHKVNCYTAFHVTCAQRAGLFMKIEPMRETSINGTTFTVRKTAYCESHSPPGMVKKGSPAAGAEGQEASVKEEAEEEANSGPPKGSLKKNQLRLKQKIKKELGDVTNGHSSLPMVTVTQIPSYRLNKICSGLSLQRKNQFMQRLHNYWLLKRQARNGVPLIRRLHSHLQSQRNAEQKEQDEKTSAVKEELKYWQKLRHDLERARLLIELIRKREKLKREQVKVQQAAMELQLTPFNVLLRTTLDLLQEKDAAQIFAEPVNLNEVPDYLEFISNPMDFSTMRRKLESHLYRTLDEFEEDFNLIVTNCMRYNAKDTIFHRAAVRLRDLGGAILRHARRQAESIGFDTDVGIHLPESPKTEDFYRFSWEDVDNILVPENRAHLSLEAQLKELLEKLDMVSTMRSSGARTRRIRLLRREINSIRQKLAQQQNKTMPNGEPVLREEGLNKTPGEGDEEGEKADDSKPPHPPTLEPTGPVPSLSELDSLQDPPKLKPISESKSLNQLQKRVVLNRELFDKKALQRESQAFQRLLSDNGLNGLALPPADTPSSPAFSGVGRRTSVLFKKAKNGVKLQRGLDCSLENGEDQQLSPSRPDGEQQARKRLQSRTCSESDGEKSPRQAGQKGVTNGFVKHTESGSDSECSSGLGSGLVFEACSGLMPPKRSRGKPALSRVPFLDGVNGDSDYNSSGRTLLMSFENQAELEPLELVWAKCRGYPSYPALIIDPKMPREGLLHNGVPIPVPPVDVLKLGEQRQTEAGEKLFLVLFFDNKRTWQWLPRDKVYPLGVDDTVDKLKMMEGRKTSIRKSVQVAYDRAMIHMSRVRGDHHFLTSNYL; from the exons ATGAGGAAGCCTCGGAGGAGGTCCCGGCAGAGCGTGGAGGGGAGGCGTTCGCCTTCACCCTACAGCCTCAAGTGCTCACCCACTCGGGAGACACTGACCTATGCTCAGGCCCAGCGGATTGTGGAGGTGGACATTGATGGGCGTCTTCATCGTATTAGCATCTACGATCCCTTAAAGATCATCACAGAGGATGAGCTGACTGCCCAGGACATCACAGAGTgcaacagcaacaaagaaaacagtgagCAGCCCCTTTTACCTTCCAAATATAAGAAAACCTCTTCCAAGGGCAAGAAGAAGGAGTCCTGCTCCAAACATGCACCAGGGACATCTTTACACTTACCCCAGCCCAATTTCCGTGTGGTGGACTCCTTCAGCCAACCAGAggctcctcctctccctgctgcctaCTACCGGTACATTGAAAAGCCTCCTGAGGACCTTGATGTAGAGGTGGAGTATGACATGGATGAGGAGGATCTGGCATGGCTGGAAATGGTCAACGAGAAGAGAAGGGATGATGGTTATGGCACAGTTTCTGCTGACACTTTTGAGTGGCTGGTGGATCGGTTGGAAAAGGAGTCATATCTGGAGAGCCGGAACAACGGGGCTCAGCAGTCCCTCATTGATGAGGATGCCTTCTGCTGTGTCTGCATGGACGATGAGTGTCACAACAGCAACGTCATCCTCTTCTGTGATATCTGCAACCTGGCTGTGCACCAGGAGTGTTATGGTGTGCCCTACATCCCTGAGGGGCAGTGGCTTTGCCGCTGCTGCTTACAGTCCCCTTCTCGCCCTGTGGATTGTGTCCTCTGCCCAAACAAAGGTGGAGCCTTCAAGCAGACCAGCGACGGCCGCTGGGCCCACGTGGTTTGTGCCATCTGGATCCCAGAGGTCTGCTTTGCAAACACTGTGTTCCTGGAGCCCATTGAAGGGATAAATAACATCCCCCCGGCTCGGTGGAAGCTCACGTGCTATATCTGCAAGCAGAAGGGCATGGGAGCTGCTATCCAGTGCCACAAGGTGAACTGTTATACTGCCTTCCATGTCACCTGTGCCCAGCGGGCTGGTCTCTTCATGAAGATTGAACCCATGAGGGAGACCAGCATCAATGGCACGACGTTCACCGTGCGCAAGACCGCCTATTGTGAGAGTCATTCCCCACCTGGGATGGTGAAAAAAGGGTccccagctgctggtgctgaggggCAGGAGGCCTCTgtgaaggaggaggcagaggaagaagcCAATTCTGGCCCTCCCAAAGGGTCTCTGAAGAAGAACCAATTGAGATTGAAGCAGAAGATCAAGAAGGAGCTTGGTGATGTGACCAATGGGCATTCGTCTTTGCCCATGGTGACAGTCACACAAATTCCCTCTTACAG GCTCAACAAGATCTGCAGTGGCCTCTCCCTCCAGAGGAAGAACCAGTTCATGCAGAGGCTCCACAACTATTGGCTGCTGAAGCGCCAGGCGAGGAATGGGGTACCCCTGATCCGGCGCCTGCACTCGCACCTCCAGTCCCAGAGGAACGCAGAGCAG AAGGAGCAGGATGAGAAGACCAGTGCAGTAAAGGAAGAGCTGAAGTACTGGCAGAAGCTGCGGCATGACCTGGAGCGGGCACGGCTGCTCATCGAGCTGATCCGTAAGAGGGAAAAACTCAAACGGGAGCAG GTGAAGGTTCAGCAGGCTGccatggagctgcagctcaCCCCTTTCAACGTACTTCTGCGCACAACACTggacctgctgcaggagaaggatGCTGCCCAGATCTTTGCAGAGCCTGTTAACCTGAACGAG GTTCCAGATTACCTGGAATTCATTTCCAACCCAATGGATTTTTCCACCATGAGGCGGAAGCTGGAGTCTCACCTGTACCGAACATTGGATGAGTTTGAGGAAGACTTTAACCTTATAGTTACCAACTGCATGAGGTATAATGCTAAAGACACGATTTTCCACCGAGCAGCTGTCCGGCTCCGAGACCTCGGAGGAGCGATATTGCGCCATGCACGGCGGCAGGCTGAAAGCATCGGCTTTGACACTGATGTGGGGATTCACCTGCCTGAGTCACCCAAAACTGAGGACTTTTACCGCTTTTCTTGGGAGGATG TGGATAACATCCTCGTCCCAGAGAACCGGGCTCACCTCTCCTTGGAGGCGCAGCTGAAGGAGCTCCTGGAGAAGCTGGACATGGTGAGCACCATGCGGTCCAGTGGTGCCCGGACGCGACGGATCCGGCTTCTGAGACGGGAAATCAACTCCATTCGACAGAAGCTGGCccagcagcagaacaagacCATGCCCAATGGGGAGCCTGTGCTGAGGGAAGAGGGCCTGAATAAAACACCAGGGGAAGGGGAcgaggaaggggagaaag CAGATGATTCCAAGCCCCCACACCCTCCAACCCTGGAGCCCACAGGACCTGTGCCGTCCCTCTCAGAGCTAGACTCTCTGCAGGACCCTCCAAAGCTCAAGCCCATCAGTGAAAGCAAGTCCTTGAACCAGCTGCAGAAGAGGGTGGTGTTGAACAGGGAGCTCTTTGACAAGAAGGCTCTGCAGCGGGAGAGCCAAGCCTTCCAGCGCCTGCTCAGCGACAATGGGCTCAATGGGCTGGCTTTGCCCCCTGCAGAcaccccctccagccctgccttcAGCGGCGTGGGCAGACGGACATCTGTCCTATTCAAAAAGGCTAAGAATGGAGTGAAGCTGCAGAGGGGCCTGGACTGCTCCCTGGAGAACGGGGAGGACCAGCAGCTCTCACCCTCCCGCCCTGATGGGGAGCAACAAGCCCGGAAGCggctgcagagcaggacctGCAGTGAGAGTGATGGAGAGAAGTCACCCAGGCAGGCAGGACAGAAAG GAGTGACCAATGGCTTTGTGAAGCACACAGAGAGTGGCTCTGACTCCGAGTGCAGCTCTGGCCTGGGCAGTGGGCTGGTATTTGAAGCCTGCAG CGGTTTGATGCCTCCCAAGCGGAGTCGAGGGAAGCCAGCTCTTTCCCGAGTGCCCTTCTTGGATGGTGTGAATGGAGACTCTGATTACAACAGCTCAG GCAGGACTCTCCTGATGTCCTTTGAGAATCAGGCTGAGCTGGAGCCCTTGGAGCTCGTGTGGGCCAAGTGCCGGGGCTATCCCTCCTACCCTGCCTTG ATAATCGATCCCAAGATGCCACGTGAAGGTTTGCTCCACAATGGAGTCCCCATCCCAGTTCCACCCGTCGATGTGTTGAAGCTGGGGGAACAGAGGCAGACAGAGGCAGGAGAAAAgctctttcttgttcttttctttgacAACAAGAGAACCTG GCAGTGGCTTCCACGTGACAAAGTCTATCCCCTCGGCGTGGATGACACAGTGGACAAGTTAAAGATGATGGAAGGACGGAAAACCAGCATCCGCAAGTCTGTGCAGGTGGCGTACGACCGAGCCATGATCCACATGAGCCGTGTGCGGGGGGATCATcacttccttacatccaattACCTGTAA
- the BRPF3 gene encoding bromodomain and PHD finger-containing protein 3 isoform X2: MQNWLSCLNMDCGSKGANADAELGLWTAGMRKPRRRSRQSVEGRRSPSPYSLKCSPTRETLTYAQAQRIVEVDIDGRLHRISIYDPLKIITEDELTAQDITECNSNKENSEQPLLPSKYKKTSSKGKKKESCSKHAPGTSLHLPQPNFRVVDSFSQPEAPPLPAAYYRYIEKPPEDLDVEVEYDMDEEDLAWLEMVNEKRRDDGYGTVSADTFEWLVDRLEKESYLESRNNGAQQSLIDEDAFCCVCMDDECHNSNVILFCDICNLAVHQECYGVPYIPEGQWLCRCCLQSPSRPVDCVLCPNKGGAFKQTSDGRWAHVVCAIWIPEVCFANTVFLEPIEGINNIPPARWKLTCYICKQKGMGAAIQCHKVNCYTAFHVTCAQRAGLFMKIEPMRETSINGTTFTVRKTAYCESHSPPGMVKKGSPAAGAEGQEASVKEEAEEEANSGPPKGSLKKNQLRLKQKIKKELGDVTNGHSSLPMVTVTQIPSYRLNKICSGLSLQRKNQFMQRLHNYWLLKRQARNGVPLIRRLHSHLQSQRNAEQKEQDEKTSAVKEELKYWQKLRHDLERARLLIELIRKREKLKREQVKVQQAAMELQLTPFNVLLRTTLDLLQEKDAAQIFAEPVNLNEVPDYLEFISNPMDFSTMRRKLESHLYRTLDEFEEDFNLIVTNCMRYNAKDTIFHRAAVRLRDLGGAILRHARRQAESIGFDTDVGIHLPESPKTEDFYRFSWEDVDNILVPENRAHLSLEAQLKELLEKLDMVSTMRSSGARTRRIRLLRREINSIRQKLAQQQNKTMPNGEPVLREEGLNKTPGEGDEEGEKDDSKPPHPPTLEPTGPVPSLSELDSLQDPPKLKPISESKSLNQLQKRVVLNRELFDKKALQRESQAFQRLLSDNGLNGLALPPADTPSSPAFSGVGRRTSVLFKKAKNGVKLQRGLDCSLENGEDQQLSPSRPDGEQQARKRLQSRTCSESDGEKSPRQAGQKGVTNGFVKHTESGSDSECSSGLGSGLVFEACSGLMPPKRSRGKPALSRVPFLDGVNGDSDYNSSGRTLLMSFENQAELEPLELVWAKCRGYPSYPALIIDPKMPREGLLHNGVPIPVPPVDVLKLGEQRQTEAGEKLFLVLFFDNKRTWQWLPRDKVYPLGVDDTVDKLKMMEGRKTSIRKSVQVAYDRAMIHMSRVRGDHHFLTSNYL, encoded by the exons ATGCAGAACTGGCTCAGCTGCCTGAACATGGATTGTGGCTCCAAAGGGGCTAACGCTGACGCAGAGCTA GGTCTCTGGACTGCAGGGATGAGGAAGCCTCGGAGGAGGTCCCGGCAGAGCGTGGAGGGGAGGCGTTCGCCTTCACCCTACAGCCTCAAGTGCTCACCCACTCGGGAGACACTGACCTATGCTCAGGCCCAGCGGATTGTGGAGGTGGACATTGATGGGCGTCTTCATCGTATTAGCATCTACGATCCCTTAAAGATCATCACAGAGGATGAGCTGACTGCCCAGGACATCACAGAGTgcaacagcaacaaagaaaacagtgagCAGCCCCTTTTACCTTCCAAATATAAGAAAACCTCTTCCAAGGGCAAGAAGAAGGAGTCCTGCTCCAAACATGCACCAGGGACATCTTTACACTTACCCCAGCCCAATTTCCGTGTGGTGGACTCCTTCAGCCAACCAGAggctcctcctctccctgctgcctaCTACCGGTACATTGAAAAGCCTCCTGAGGACCTTGATGTAGAGGTGGAGTATGACATGGATGAGGAGGATCTGGCATGGCTGGAAATGGTCAACGAGAAGAGAAGGGATGATGGTTATGGCACAGTTTCTGCTGACACTTTTGAGTGGCTGGTGGATCGGTTGGAAAAGGAGTCATATCTGGAGAGCCGGAACAACGGGGCTCAGCAGTCCCTCATTGATGAGGATGCCTTCTGCTGTGTCTGCATGGACGATGAGTGTCACAACAGCAACGTCATCCTCTTCTGTGATATCTGCAACCTGGCTGTGCACCAGGAGTGTTATGGTGTGCCCTACATCCCTGAGGGGCAGTGGCTTTGCCGCTGCTGCTTACAGTCCCCTTCTCGCCCTGTGGATTGTGTCCTCTGCCCAAACAAAGGTGGAGCCTTCAAGCAGACCAGCGACGGCCGCTGGGCCCACGTGGTTTGTGCCATCTGGATCCCAGAGGTCTGCTTTGCAAACACTGTGTTCCTGGAGCCCATTGAAGGGATAAATAACATCCCCCCGGCTCGGTGGAAGCTCACGTGCTATATCTGCAAGCAGAAGGGCATGGGAGCTGCTATCCAGTGCCACAAGGTGAACTGTTATACTGCCTTCCATGTCACCTGTGCCCAGCGGGCTGGTCTCTTCATGAAGATTGAACCCATGAGGGAGACCAGCATCAATGGCACGACGTTCACCGTGCGCAAGACCGCCTATTGTGAGAGTCATTCCCCACCTGGGATGGTGAAAAAAGGGTccccagctgctggtgctgaggggCAGGAGGCCTCTgtgaaggaggaggcagaggaagaagcCAATTCTGGCCCTCCCAAAGGGTCTCTGAAGAAGAACCAATTGAGATTGAAGCAGAAGATCAAGAAGGAGCTTGGTGATGTGACCAATGGGCATTCGTCTTTGCCCATGGTGACAGTCACACAAATTCCCTCTTACAG GCTCAACAAGATCTGCAGTGGCCTCTCCCTCCAGAGGAAGAACCAGTTCATGCAGAGGCTCCACAACTATTGGCTGCTGAAGCGCCAGGCGAGGAATGGGGTACCCCTGATCCGGCGCCTGCACTCGCACCTCCAGTCCCAGAGGAACGCAGAGCAG AAGGAGCAGGATGAGAAGACCAGTGCAGTAAAGGAAGAGCTGAAGTACTGGCAGAAGCTGCGGCATGACCTGGAGCGGGCACGGCTGCTCATCGAGCTGATCCGTAAGAGGGAAAAACTCAAACGGGAGCAG GTGAAGGTTCAGCAGGCTGccatggagctgcagctcaCCCCTTTCAACGTACTTCTGCGCACAACACTggacctgctgcaggagaaggatGCTGCCCAGATCTTTGCAGAGCCTGTTAACCTGAACGAG GTTCCAGATTACCTGGAATTCATTTCCAACCCAATGGATTTTTCCACCATGAGGCGGAAGCTGGAGTCTCACCTGTACCGAACATTGGATGAGTTTGAGGAAGACTTTAACCTTATAGTTACCAACTGCATGAGGTATAATGCTAAAGACACGATTTTCCACCGAGCAGCTGTCCGGCTCCGAGACCTCGGAGGAGCGATATTGCGCCATGCACGGCGGCAGGCTGAAAGCATCGGCTTTGACACTGATGTGGGGATTCACCTGCCTGAGTCACCCAAAACTGAGGACTTTTACCGCTTTTCTTGGGAGGATG TGGATAACATCCTCGTCCCAGAGAACCGGGCTCACCTCTCCTTGGAGGCGCAGCTGAAGGAGCTCCTGGAGAAGCTGGACATGGTGAGCACCATGCGGTCCAGTGGTGCCCGGACGCGACGGATCCGGCTTCTGAGACGGGAAATCAACTCCATTCGACAGAAGCTGGCccagcagcagaacaagacCATGCCCAATGGGGAGCCTGTGCTGAGGGAAGAGGGCCTGAATAAAACACCAGGGGAAGGGGAcgaggaaggggagaaag ATGATTCCAAGCCCCCACACCCTCCAACCCTGGAGCCCACAGGACCTGTGCCGTCCCTCTCAGAGCTAGACTCTCTGCAGGACCCTCCAAAGCTCAAGCCCATCAGTGAAAGCAAGTCCTTGAACCAGCTGCAGAAGAGGGTGGTGTTGAACAGGGAGCTCTTTGACAAGAAGGCTCTGCAGCGGGAGAGCCAAGCCTTCCAGCGCCTGCTCAGCGACAATGGGCTCAATGGGCTGGCTTTGCCCCCTGCAGAcaccccctccagccctgccttcAGCGGCGTGGGCAGACGGACATCTGTCCTATTCAAAAAGGCTAAGAATGGAGTGAAGCTGCAGAGGGGCCTGGACTGCTCCCTGGAGAACGGGGAGGACCAGCAGCTCTCACCCTCCCGCCCTGATGGGGAGCAACAAGCCCGGAAGCggctgcagagcaggacctGCAGTGAGAGTGATGGAGAGAAGTCACCCAGGCAGGCAGGACAGAAAG GAGTGACCAATGGCTTTGTGAAGCACACAGAGAGTGGCTCTGACTCCGAGTGCAGCTCTGGCCTGGGCAGTGGGCTGGTATTTGAAGCCTGCAG CGGTTTGATGCCTCCCAAGCGGAGTCGAGGGAAGCCAGCTCTTTCCCGAGTGCCCTTCTTGGATGGTGTGAATGGAGACTCTGATTACAACAGCTCAG GCAGGACTCTCCTGATGTCCTTTGAGAATCAGGCTGAGCTGGAGCCCTTGGAGCTCGTGTGGGCCAAGTGCCGGGGCTATCCCTCCTACCCTGCCTTG ATAATCGATCCCAAGATGCCACGTGAAGGTTTGCTCCACAATGGAGTCCCCATCCCAGTTCCACCCGTCGATGTGTTGAAGCTGGGGGAACAGAGGCAGACAGAGGCAGGAGAAAAgctctttcttgttcttttctttgacAACAAGAGAACCTG GCAGTGGCTTCCACGTGACAAAGTCTATCCCCTCGGCGTGGATGACACAGTGGACAAGTTAAAGATGATGGAAGGACGGAAAACCAGCATCCGCAAGTCTGTGCAGGTGGCGTACGACCGAGCCATGATCCACATGAGCCGTGTGCGGGGGGATCATcacttccttacatccaattACCTGTAA
- the BRPF3 gene encoding bromodomain and PHD finger-containing protein 3 isoform X1, giving the protein MQNWLSCLNMDCGSKGANADAELGLWTAGMRKPRRRSRQSVEGRRSPSPYSLKCSPTRETLTYAQAQRIVEVDIDGRLHRISIYDPLKIITEDELTAQDITECNSNKENSEQPLLPSKYKKTSSKGKKKESCSKHAPGTSLHLPQPNFRVVDSFSQPEAPPLPAAYYRYIEKPPEDLDVEVEYDMDEEDLAWLEMVNEKRRDDGYGTVSADTFEWLVDRLEKESYLESRNNGAQQSLIDEDAFCCVCMDDECHNSNVILFCDICNLAVHQECYGVPYIPEGQWLCRCCLQSPSRPVDCVLCPNKGGAFKQTSDGRWAHVVCAIWIPEVCFANTVFLEPIEGINNIPPARWKLTCYICKQKGMGAAIQCHKVNCYTAFHVTCAQRAGLFMKIEPMRETSINGTTFTVRKTAYCESHSPPGMVKKGSPAAGAEGQEASVKEEAEEEANSGPPKGSLKKNQLRLKQKIKKELGDVTNGHSSLPMVTVTQIPSYRLNKICSGLSLQRKNQFMQRLHNYWLLKRQARNGVPLIRRLHSHLQSQRNAEQKEQDEKTSAVKEELKYWQKLRHDLERARLLIELIRKREKLKREQVKVQQAAMELQLTPFNVLLRTTLDLLQEKDAAQIFAEPVNLNEVPDYLEFISNPMDFSTMRRKLESHLYRTLDEFEEDFNLIVTNCMRYNAKDTIFHRAAVRLRDLGGAILRHARRQAESIGFDTDVGIHLPESPKTEDFYRFSWEDVDNILVPENRAHLSLEAQLKELLEKLDMVSTMRSSGARTRRIRLLRREINSIRQKLAQQQNKTMPNGEPVLREEGLNKTPGEGDEEGEKADDSKPPHPPTLEPTGPVPSLSELDSLQDPPKLKPISESKSLNQLQKRVVLNRELFDKKALQRESQAFQRLLSDNGLNGLALPPADTPSSPAFSGVGRRTSVLFKKAKNGVKLQRGLDCSLENGEDQQLSPSRPDGEQQARKRLQSRTCSESDGEKSPRQAGQKGVTNGFVKHTESGSDSECSSGLGSGLVFEACSGLMPPKRSRGKPALSRVPFLDGVNGDSDYNSSGRTLLMSFENQAELEPLELVWAKCRGYPSYPALIIDPKMPREGLLHNGVPIPVPPVDVLKLGEQRQTEAGEKLFLVLFFDNKRTWQWLPRDKVYPLGVDDTVDKLKMMEGRKTSIRKSVQVAYDRAMIHMSRVRGDHHFLTSNYL; this is encoded by the exons ATGCAGAACTGGCTCAGCTGCCTGAACATGGATTGTGGCTCCAAAGGGGCTAACGCTGACGCAGAGCTA GGTCTCTGGACTGCAGGGATGAGGAAGCCTCGGAGGAGGTCCCGGCAGAGCGTGGAGGGGAGGCGTTCGCCTTCACCCTACAGCCTCAAGTGCTCACCCACTCGGGAGACACTGACCTATGCTCAGGCCCAGCGGATTGTGGAGGTGGACATTGATGGGCGTCTTCATCGTATTAGCATCTACGATCCCTTAAAGATCATCACAGAGGATGAGCTGACTGCCCAGGACATCACAGAGTgcaacagcaacaaagaaaacagtgagCAGCCCCTTTTACCTTCCAAATATAAGAAAACCTCTTCCAAGGGCAAGAAGAAGGAGTCCTGCTCCAAACATGCACCAGGGACATCTTTACACTTACCCCAGCCCAATTTCCGTGTGGTGGACTCCTTCAGCCAACCAGAggctcctcctctccctgctgcctaCTACCGGTACATTGAAAAGCCTCCTGAGGACCTTGATGTAGAGGTGGAGTATGACATGGATGAGGAGGATCTGGCATGGCTGGAAATGGTCAACGAGAAGAGAAGGGATGATGGTTATGGCACAGTTTCTGCTGACACTTTTGAGTGGCTGGTGGATCGGTTGGAAAAGGAGTCATATCTGGAGAGCCGGAACAACGGGGCTCAGCAGTCCCTCATTGATGAGGATGCCTTCTGCTGTGTCTGCATGGACGATGAGTGTCACAACAGCAACGTCATCCTCTTCTGTGATATCTGCAACCTGGCTGTGCACCAGGAGTGTTATGGTGTGCCCTACATCCCTGAGGGGCAGTGGCTTTGCCGCTGCTGCTTACAGTCCCCTTCTCGCCCTGTGGATTGTGTCCTCTGCCCAAACAAAGGTGGAGCCTTCAAGCAGACCAGCGACGGCCGCTGGGCCCACGTGGTTTGTGCCATCTGGATCCCAGAGGTCTGCTTTGCAAACACTGTGTTCCTGGAGCCCATTGAAGGGATAAATAACATCCCCCCGGCTCGGTGGAAGCTCACGTGCTATATCTGCAAGCAGAAGGGCATGGGAGCTGCTATCCAGTGCCACAAGGTGAACTGTTATACTGCCTTCCATGTCACCTGTGCCCAGCGGGCTGGTCTCTTCATGAAGATTGAACCCATGAGGGAGACCAGCATCAATGGCACGACGTTCACCGTGCGCAAGACCGCCTATTGTGAGAGTCATTCCCCACCTGGGATGGTGAAAAAAGGGTccccagctgctggtgctgaggggCAGGAGGCCTCTgtgaaggaggaggcagaggaagaagcCAATTCTGGCCCTCCCAAAGGGTCTCTGAAGAAGAACCAATTGAGATTGAAGCAGAAGATCAAGAAGGAGCTTGGTGATGTGACCAATGGGCATTCGTCTTTGCCCATGGTGACAGTCACACAAATTCCCTCTTACAG GCTCAACAAGATCTGCAGTGGCCTCTCCCTCCAGAGGAAGAACCAGTTCATGCAGAGGCTCCACAACTATTGGCTGCTGAAGCGCCAGGCGAGGAATGGGGTACCCCTGATCCGGCGCCTGCACTCGCACCTCCAGTCCCAGAGGAACGCAGAGCAG AAGGAGCAGGATGAGAAGACCAGTGCAGTAAAGGAAGAGCTGAAGTACTGGCAGAAGCTGCGGCATGACCTGGAGCGGGCACGGCTGCTCATCGAGCTGATCCGTAAGAGGGAAAAACTCAAACGGGAGCAG GTGAAGGTTCAGCAGGCTGccatggagctgcagctcaCCCCTTTCAACGTACTTCTGCGCACAACACTggacctgctgcaggagaaggatGCTGCCCAGATCTTTGCAGAGCCTGTTAACCTGAACGAG GTTCCAGATTACCTGGAATTCATTTCCAACCCAATGGATTTTTCCACCATGAGGCGGAAGCTGGAGTCTCACCTGTACCGAACATTGGATGAGTTTGAGGAAGACTTTAACCTTATAGTTACCAACTGCATGAGGTATAATGCTAAAGACACGATTTTCCACCGAGCAGCTGTCCGGCTCCGAGACCTCGGAGGAGCGATATTGCGCCATGCACGGCGGCAGGCTGAAAGCATCGGCTTTGACACTGATGTGGGGATTCACCTGCCTGAGTCACCCAAAACTGAGGACTTTTACCGCTTTTCTTGGGAGGATG TGGATAACATCCTCGTCCCAGAGAACCGGGCTCACCTCTCCTTGGAGGCGCAGCTGAAGGAGCTCCTGGAGAAGCTGGACATGGTGAGCACCATGCGGTCCAGTGGTGCCCGGACGCGACGGATCCGGCTTCTGAGACGGGAAATCAACTCCATTCGACAGAAGCTGGCccagcagcagaacaagacCATGCCCAATGGGGAGCCTGTGCTGAGGGAAGAGGGCCTGAATAAAACACCAGGGGAAGGGGAcgaggaaggggagaaag CAGATGATTCCAAGCCCCCACACCCTCCAACCCTGGAGCCCACAGGACCTGTGCCGTCCCTCTCAGAGCTAGACTCTCTGCAGGACCCTCCAAAGCTCAAGCCCATCAGTGAAAGCAAGTCCTTGAACCAGCTGCAGAAGAGGGTGGTGTTGAACAGGGAGCTCTTTGACAAGAAGGCTCTGCAGCGGGAGAGCCAAGCCTTCCAGCGCCTGCTCAGCGACAATGGGCTCAATGGGCTGGCTTTGCCCCCTGCAGAcaccccctccagccctgccttcAGCGGCGTGGGCAGACGGACATCTGTCCTATTCAAAAAGGCTAAGAATGGAGTGAAGCTGCAGAGGGGCCTGGACTGCTCCCTGGAGAACGGGGAGGACCAGCAGCTCTCACCCTCCCGCCCTGATGGGGAGCAACAAGCCCGGAAGCggctgcagagcaggacctGCAGTGAGAGTGATGGAGAGAAGTCACCCAGGCAGGCAGGACAGAAAG GAGTGACCAATGGCTTTGTGAAGCACACAGAGAGTGGCTCTGACTCCGAGTGCAGCTCTGGCCTGGGCAGTGGGCTGGTATTTGAAGCCTGCAG CGGTTTGATGCCTCCCAAGCGGAGTCGAGGGAAGCCAGCTCTTTCCCGAGTGCCCTTCTTGGATGGTGTGAATGGAGACTCTGATTACAACAGCTCAG GCAGGACTCTCCTGATGTCCTTTGAGAATCAGGCTGAGCTGGAGCCCTTGGAGCTCGTGTGGGCCAAGTGCCGGGGCTATCCCTCCTACCCTGCCTTG ATAATCGATCCCAAGATGCCACGTGAAGGTTTGCTCCACAATGGAGTCCCCATCCCAGTTCCACCCGTCGATGTGTTGAAGCTGGGGGAACAGAGGCAGACAGAGGCAGGAGAAAAgctctttcttgttcttttctttgacAACAAGAGAACCTG GCAGTGGCTTCCACGTGACAAAGTCTATCCCCTCGGCGTGGATGACACAGTGGACAAGTTAAAGATGATGGAAGGACGGAAAACCAGCATCCGCAAGTCTGTGCAGGTGGCGTACGACCGAGCCATGATCCACATGAGCCGTGTGCGGGGGGATCATcacttccttacatccaattACCTGTAA